The DNA segment ACTGGCGGCGAAGGCTGTCCCAATGCCTGTTGTTGCTTGCTTGTCTATTGATGATAAATATACAACCTGCACTGGCTGGGATTGAAGATGATGTCTATGATGGTAACATTTTCGTGATTTATGCTGGCAACGGTTCCCTGGTTCCACCCAGACAGAGTTTAGCAAAAGCTTTAGAAGCACATAAGCCTGTATTCTTAGCGTTTTATGTAGATGACAGCAGTGATTGCAAAAAATACGCCATTTCCATTTCACAGGTACAGGAATTCTATGGTCGCGCCGCAGAGATTATCCCCATAGATGTGGATACCATCCCTGTTAAACAAACTTATGAACCCACTGAACCAGGATACTATTATTCTGGATCTGTTCCTCAAGTTGTAGTTTTTGATCAATCGGGTCAAGTAGTTTTGAATAAAACTGGCCAAGTACCTTACGAAGAAATAGACGATAAATTTCGGGAAGTGTTTGATTTGTTGCCACGCACCGAATCTTTACCATTGCGGCGACGTTCATTCAACGAATTTAGTAGTGAGTTAGCCGAATAACTTTGAGGGTAGGCCAAATTGGTCTGCCCTGATTTTTAGTTTTCTCTGATACTGCATTCCCCAGAAGGAAAAGCGATAATATGAAAATTAGAGAACATGATCACTGT comes from the Nodularia sp. NIES-3585 genome and includes:
- a CDS encoding thylakoid membrane photosystem I accumulation factor → MKSIKFLFLHKTIADWRRRLSQCLLLLACLLMINIQPALAGIEDDVYDGNIFVIYAGNGSLVPPRQSLAKALEAHKPVFLAFYVDDSSDCKKYAISISQVQEFYGRAAEIIPIDVDTIPVKQTYEPTEPGYYYSGSVPQVVVFDQSGQVVLNKTGQVPYEEIDDKFREVFDLLPRTESLPLRRRSFNEFSSELAE